A section of the Lycium ferocissimum isolate CSIRO_LF1 unplaced genomic scaffold, AGI_CSIRO_Lferr_CH_V1 ctg14480, whole genome shotgun sequence genome encodes:
- the LOC132042279 gene encoding uncharacterized protein LOC132042279, producing MDNLMVFSILWGAKQGDPLSPTLFILVAEVLSRGLNALHENLWFTGFGLPKWSPKSTTYHMQMTSSSSHPLLINKSKSSIYLHDRVDNEVFQKVERITGIARKNFPLMYLGCPNFYARPQMSFYSELISKVRNRLQGWKGKLLSFGGRAILLKHVLQAMPMHLLSSNTIGERGTHWTKWYVVCLPQDEGGLGFISLSDMSMALCAKLWWNFRTKPSLWSAFMSNKYLKKNNPILSGLGPLYFQTPSDFYCNEEINNVSDVVTQGRWNVPAIRNNLPEELAEYILNE from the exons ATGGACAACCTCATGGTTTTTTCCATTCTCTGGGGTGCCAAACAAGGTGATCCTTTGTCACCTACTTTGTTCATATTGGTTGCTGAGGTGTTATCAAGGGGATTGAATGCACTACATGAGAACCTGTGGTTTACTGGCTTTGGCTTGCCCAAATGGAGTCCAAAATCAACCACTTATCATATGCAGATGACATCATCATCTTCTCATCCTCTT CTGATTAACAAGTCCAAAAGCTCTATATACTTGCATGACAGGGTGGATAATGAGGTGTTCCAAAAGGTGGAGAGGATTACTGGTATTGCAAGGAAGAACTTTCCTTTAATGTACTTAGGTTGTCCCAATTTTTATGCCAGACCACAAATGTCATTTTACTCAGAGTTGATTTCCAAGGTTAGAAACAGGCTTCAAGGATGGAAAGGAAAATTATTATCATTTGGTGGAAGAGCCATTTTACTGAAACATGTTTTACAAGCAATGCCAATGCACTTGCTTTCA AGCAATACCATTGGTGAGAGGGGTACACATTGGACAAAGTGGTATGTAGTATGCTTGCCTCAAGATGAAGGTGGACTAGGATTCATATCCCTTAGTGACATGTCAATGGCATTGTGTGCTAAGTTGTGGTGGAACTTCAGAACTAAACCTTCTTTGTGGAGTGCATTCATGAGCAacaaatacttgaagaaaaataatccTATCCTG TCAGGTTTAGGCCCTTTATACTTTCAAACTCCATCAGATTTTTATTGCAATGAGGAGATTAATAATGTATCTGATGTAGTGACTCAAGGAAGATGGAATGTTCCAGCCATTAGGAATAATCTTCCTGAGGAACTAGCTGAGTACATTCTCAATGAA